A window of the Tunturibacter empetritectus genome harbors these coding sequences:
- a CDS encoding GNAT family N-acetyltransferase — MALSPVLEPPTSPVPFPPTTTLRCDPKTIFLRTRKAQIQDARAIHQLIDSFSHDGTLLPRSYAEICANIRTFTIVETHTHQFLGCAALHIYGPHLAEIRSIVVRPNIKGCGAGGQLVHELLRQANARGIQCVCLFTRIPGFFDHFHFEVADRQIFREKVSKDCQHCGRRNTCDETAMALGELPASRDMPDNDLFLPRLRSEFVQLQL, encoded by the coding sequence ATGGCATTGTCCCCTGTACTGGAACCTCCGACCTCCCCGGTCCCCTTCCCACCAACCACCACCCTCCGCTGCGACCCCAAAACTATCTTTCTGCGAACCCGCAAAGCGCAGATACAAGACGCCCGCGCCATCCATCAACTGATCGACAGCTTCTCCCACGACGGCACCCTCCTTCCCCGCTCCTACGCTGAGATCTGCGCCAACATCCGCACCTTCACCATCGTCGAAACCCACACCCACCAGTTCCTCGGTTGTGCTGCCCTCCACATCTACGGCCCGCACCTCGCCGAGATTCGCTCAATCGTCGTTCGTCCTAACATCAAGGGCTGCGGAGCCGGCGGCCAGCTCGTCCACGAACTCCTGCGCCAGGCCAACGCCCGCGGCATCCAGTGCGTCTGCCTCTTCACCCGCATCCCCGGCTTCTTCGACCACTTCCACTTCGAAGTCGCCGACCGCCAAATCTTCCGTGAAAAAGTGTCGAAAGACTGCCAACACTGCGGGCGCCGCAACACCTGCGACGAGACCGCTATGGCTCTAGGCGAGCTTCCCGCCTCCCGAGATATGCCGGACAATGACCTCTTCCTGCCCCGGCTACGCTCCGAGTTCGTGCAACTCCAGCTCTGA